Proteins from a genomic interval of Pseudomonas asplenii:
- a CDS encoding LysR family transcriptional regulator, translating into MLRELKTFIRVAREGTFVAAGQQLGLTPSAVSAQMRVLEQHLGVRLFDRSGRAAVLNAAGRHALPLAEQILALYGAMALPTAAAEWQGELRIGAIATVQTGLLPRALPRFREAAPRVELKLVPGVSLNLLSQVEAGELDLALLIKSPFELPKELLEIPLAREAFVLIAPLRLAGDDPLQLLAEQPFVRYDRASFGGRLVSQFLRERRIQVRDVLELDEIEAIARMVECGLGVSLVPKAGLWLQRADQLRVIELGELTFERQLIAVLRRAQRQPALDCLLDCLQACGTTP; encoded by the coding sequence ATGCTGCGAGAGCTCAAGACCTTTATCCGTGTGGCCCGCGAAGGCACCTTTGTCGCCGCCGGGCAGCAGTTGGGGCTGACGCCGTCGGCGGTCAGTGCGCAGATGCGGGTATTGGAGCAACACCTGGGTGTACGGTTGTTCGACCGCAGTGGCCGCGCCGCCGTGCTGAACGCGGCCGGACGTCACGCCTTGCCGCTGGCCGAGCAGATTCTCGCGCTGTACGGCGCGATGGCGCTGCCCACGGCGGCAGCGGAGTGGCAGGGCGAGCTGCGCATCGGTGCAATCGCCACGGTGCAGACCGGCCTGCTGCCGCGCGCGCTGCCGAGGTTTCGCGAGGCGGCGCCGCGAGTTGAACTGAAGCTGGTTCCCGGGGTTTCGCTCAACCTGTTGAGCCAGGTCGAAGCCGGTGAGCTGGACCTGGCCCTGCTGATCAAGTCGCCGTTCGAGTTGCCCAAGGAGTTGCTCGAGATCCCGCTGGCCCGCGAGGCTTTTGTGCTGATCGCGCCATTGCGTCTTGCCGGTGATGATCCGCTGCAACTGCTCGCCGAGCAGCCGTTCGTCCGGTATGACCGGGCTTCGTTTGGTGGGCGCTTGGTCAGTCAGTTTTTGCGCGAGCGGCGGATTCAGGTGCGTGATGTGCTGGAGCTGGACGAGATCGAGGCGATTGCGCGGATGGTCGAGTGCGGGCTGGGGGTGTCGTTGGTGCCCAAGGCGGGATTGTGGTTGCAGCGGGCGGATCAGTTGCGGGTGATCGAACTGGGCGAGTTGACCTTCGAACGGCAACTGATCGCGGTATTGCGCCGCGCCCAGCGCCAGCCA
- a CDS encoding VOC family protein translates to MALSPFHLAIPVHDLGAARRFYGEVFGCAEGRSSDHWVDFDFFGHQLVIHYQARTAAQEQVMSNPVDGHDVPVPHFGVVLGWAEWEALAERLRARDTRFVIEPYVRFKGQVGEQATMFLLDPCGNALEFKAFKDIGQLFAK, encoded by the coding sequence ATGGCGCTTTCTCCTTTTCATCTGGCAATTCCCGTCCATGACCTGGGCGCAGCCCGACGCTTCTACGGCGAGGTATTCGGCTGTGCCGAAGGACGCAGCAGCGATCATTGGGTCGACTTCGATTTTTTCGGCCACCAACTGGTGATCCACTACCAGGCCAGGACCGCCGCCCAGGAACAGGTCATGAGCAACCCGGTGGACGGCCATGACGTGCCGGTGCCGCATTTCGGCGTGGTGCTGGGCTGGGCAGAATGGGAAGCACTGGCCGAACGCCTGCGGGCCCGGGACACCCGGTTCGTGATCGAACCCTACGTGCGCTTCAAGGGGCAGGTCGGCGAGCAGGCGACGATGTTCCTGCTCGATCCGTGTGGTAACGCGCTGGAGTTCAAGGCATTCAAGGATATCGGGCAACTGTTCGCCAAATAG